One window of Triticum dicoccoides isolate Atlit2015 ecotype Zavitan chromosome 5A, WEW_v2.0, whole genome shotgun sequence genomic DNA carries:
- the LOC119301151 gene encoding uncharacterized protein LOC119301151 isoform X1 gives MAARAMRIIGLQPPRPLTNTPTCSSVQIGLLKKVDSILDNTQPPPSGAHHAQVVRRCHLRPFNYADVHRHQKQRRARRHPLMLSALSSITQEVHVKQLRTFRLARPSSIDGLHRPLEPVQVLAVILYLQLRVSNNVANRKRKVDSLALHYLVLCGDILDSLVRS, from the exons ATGGCTGCCCGAGCTATGAGAATAATCGGCCTCCAACCGCCTCGGCCGCTCACCAACACGCCCACCTGCAGTTCAG TTCAAATTGGTTTGTTGAAGAAGGTCGACTCTATCCTGGACAACACACAGCCTCCTCCCAGTGGGGCCCATCATGCTCAGGTCGTTCGTCGCTGCCACCTCCGGCCGTTCAACTACGCAGACGTTCACCGCCATCAGAAACAGCGGCGAGCACGAAGACACCCTCTCATGCTCAGTGCTCTGTCCAGCATAACACAAGAAGTTCATGTAAAACAGCTGCGAACATTCAG ATTAGCTCGCCCCTCCTCCATCGATGGCCTACACCGGCCGCTAGAACCCGTCCAGGTGCTGGCCGTCATCCTCTACCTTCAATTACGGGTCAGCAACAACGTTGCGAATAGAAAG AGAAAGGTTGATTCACTTGCACTCCACTATCTAGTCCTGTGTGGTGATATCCTCGACTCCTTGGTTCGGAGCTAG
- the LOC119301151 gene encoding uncharacterized protein LOC119301151 isoform X2, producing MAARAMRIIGLQPPRPLTNTPTCSSVQIGLLKKVDSILDNTQPPPSGAHHAQVVRRCHLRPFNYADVHRHQKQRRARRHPLMLSALSSITQEVHVKQLRTFRLARPSSIDGLHRPLEPVQVLAVILYLQLRVSNNVANRKGPVKFNLFCFPKFSLLIF from the exons ATGGCTGCCCGAGCTATGAGAATAATCGGCCTCCAACCGCCTCGGCCGCTCACCAACACGCCCACCTGCAGTTCAG TTCAAATTGGTTTGTTGAAGAAGGTCGACTCTATCCTGGACAACACACAGCCTCCTCCCAGTGGGGCCCATCATGCTCAGGTCGTTCGTCGCTGCCACCTCCGGCCGTTCAACTACGCAGACGTTCACCGCCATCAGAAACAGCGGCGAGCACGAAGACACCCTCTCATGCTCAGTGCTCTGTCCAGCATAACACAAGAAGTTCATGTAAAACAGCTGCGAACATTCAG ATTAGCTCGCCCCTCCTCCATCGATGGCCTACACCGGCCGCTAGAACCCGTCCAGGTGCTGGCCGTCATCCTCTACCTTCAATTACGGGTCAGCAACAACGTTGCGAATAGAAAG GGCCCTGTGAAGTTCAATTTGTTTTGCTTTCCGAAGTTTAGTTTGTTGATTTTCTGA